Genomic segment of Streptomyces sp. SAI-127:
GGGTTCGGAGCGGGCCTGCGTGCAGTTGTGCATCCCGTCGTGGAACGCCTTGGATACCCGGCACTGGGGCGAGGCCGGGCAGCTGCCGCCGGCGCAACTCGCGCGCGTGCTGGGCGTGTACGCATCGCGGGTGATGACGCCGCGCGGATCGACCGCGGTGACCGGCCTGGAGCTGATGACTGCTCTGCACCCACCGACCCGTGCCTCCGAACCGGACGCGACGGGCAAGCGGCACTCCGAGCACAACCCCGGCTCGCTGGGCAAGGATCCGGTGGACTGCGCGCCGTGCGAGGCCCCCGACGGCCACCCGCTTCTCAAGGACCTGCCCCGGTTCCACGTCCGCGGCCCGGGGGAGAAGCTGTTCGAGGAGGCGTACGACTGGGCGCGGCCGATGACCGATGCCGAGTGCACGCTGCGGCACCTGGTCGGCATCGACGTGAACATGGCCTTCGCCGCCGGCGCCAACGGCCTGGTCGTCGGCATCGGTGCGCCCACCCACGTCAAGGCGCCGGTGTTCGACGCGAAGCTGCCCGGCTCGTGGCTGGTCGACCTCTCCCATGTGGACCTGTCCCGGGTGAAGGTCGGCAAGGACACGTGGGCGGACCTGGACGCGAGTCTGCTGCCCAGCCCGTTCACACCGAAGGGCGAGCAACCGGAGGGTCCGGCCTGGTACGCGACGCCGACCGTGGCGTACGCGGTGGAGCTCGGCTACGACGTCGTGCCGCTCGAGGCGTACGTCCGTTACGAGAACGGCCGTTACCTGGACGGCTGGTACAACCGGCTGCGCGACGCCTACCTCGCCACGATGGCCGACCTCGGTGTCGACGCCGACCTGTCGCCGGCCGACTTCCTCGCCGCGATGGACGGCTACCGCGGCCGTGACCCGGAGCTGGCGATCGTCGTCTCCGCGATCAAGGCGACGGTGAAAGGCGGCCTGGGCAAGCTGCGCGAGCGGCCCCGGGGTGAGGGCTGGCGTCCGGGCGAGCCGTGGCGTGCGCTGTCCCGCCCGACGTGGCGGCCGGACATCCGCGCGGCGGTCATCTCCCGCACCCGGATCAACCTGCACCGCAAGATCGTCAAGCACGCCAGCTTCACCGGCCAGTACCCGATCGCGGTCCTGTCCGACTGCGTCGTCTACGCCGCCAACGGCACCTCGCCGCTGGACTTCCTGCCCTACCGGGACGGCAAGCCGCTGCCCGGCGGCTTCAAGCTCGGCATCAACCCCGGCCTGGTCAAGCACGAGGGCACCCAGAGCGTCCTGTGGGGCGAAGAGGTCCGCGAGCGGTTCAACGCCCCCGAGCTCAACCTCGCCCGGTACATCAAGGACGGCACCGTCACCGACGCCGACAACGGAGAATAGGAGAAGGCGACGATGAGCCTGTTCGGGGACGGCCTGGAAGCCGCAGTGCAGAAGGCGTTCACCCGCCCGGCACCCAAGAGCGCGGGCGCGCAGATGCGGTACCTGGTCAAGCAGCTCAAAAGCACCAAGGCGGTCGCCCAGATGCTGCGCATCTCGCAGCGCACCGTCGAGCGGTACGTGAAGGACCAGATCAAGAAGCCCCGCCCGGACCTCGCCGCGCGACTGGAGCGCGAGGTGAAGAAGCGCTGGCAGCCACAGATTAGGGCCAAGGCCCGGCAGAAGGCGGCGACCACCGGCGGCATCGTCGTCGACACCCGCGCCCGCCTCGGCTACACCGCGCCGATCGGGTCGACGGACCAGGACCGCATCCGGCACCTGACCGTCGCCCTGCCGCCCCGCTACGCCGCCCGACTCTTCAACGCCCAAGAGGCCGGCGCCACCGACCAGCAGCTGAAGGAGATCGCCGCCGAAGCGCTCAAGGAGGTCTACTTCCAGGACGGCGGCCGCCGCGCGGGAAGCCTGGAGGAGGTCCGGTTCACGGACATCGAGCACCTCGAGTTCGACCTGTAGATCTCGAACAACCCAGGCGACTCCGTGCGGTGCGCTGGATAGGTTGCTTTGATGAAGCTGCCTGCGTACTGGATGA
This window contains:
- a CDS encoding helix-turn-helix transcriptional regulator, which gives rise to MSELFDAVDALIASRSPLPPPAERKRLRQAHGLTLDEVAAALQVRRATVSGWEAGKTEPRPPERDAYARMLKQLAQLYPANAPVPAEDTAVPETPALPAAPAPTGTEPAQARTEPTGPIPERVSEDTALRPAAVPHPAATTRPTSRRQPARKTAPAGTPADGADARFENGPLAVVGVADGQVLAYCTGGLVLDVPAKSIPSLVDWTLTEAKLGAPKLSGPGKDADPLLVLTPSALERYGLPAALTEEERLTGRIPEGHKVIKQLARAEWKLTKRGFGPWARIYRPAQGSERACVQLCIPSWNALDTRHWGEAGQLPPAQLARVLGVYASRVMTPRGSTAVTGLELMTALHPPTRASEPDATGKRHSEHNPGSLGKDPVDCAPCEAPDGHPLLKDLPRFHVRGPGEKLFEEAYDWARPMTDAECTLRHLVGIDVNMAFAAGANGLVVGIGAPTHVKAPVFDAKLPGSWLVDLSHVDLSRVKVGKDTWADLDASLLPSPFTPKGEQPEGPAWYATPTVAYAVELGYDVVPLEAYVRYENGRYLDGWYNRLRDAYLATMADLGVDADLSPADFLAAMDGYRGRDPELAIVVSAIKATVKGGLGKLRERPRGEGWRPGEPWRALSRPTWRPDIRAAVISRTRINLHRKIVKHASFTGQYPIAVLSDCVVYAANGTSPLDFLPYRDGKPLPGGFKLGINPGLVKHEGTQSVLWGEEVRERFNAPELNLARYIKDGTVTDADNGE
- a CDS encoding XRE family transcriptional regulator; its protein translation is MSLFGDGLEAAVQKAFTRPAPKSAGAQMRYLVKQLKSTKAVAQMLRISQRTVERYVKDQIKKPRPDLAARLEREVKKRWQPQIRAKARQKAATTGGIVVDTRARLGYTAPIGSTDQDRIRHLTVALPPRYAARLFNAQEAGATDQQLKEIAAEALKEVYFQDGGRRAGSLEEVRFTDIEHLEFDL